A stretch of the Massilia varians genome encodes the following:
- a CDS encoding IMPACT family protein yields the protein MPQTIASPVHVELVIKKSRFIACVQPMPDRAGAQQVVARLRAEHPGAAHVCWALLAGGQSAAVDDGEPSGTAGRPMLDVLRHQDLEGVLATVVRYFGGVKLGAGGLVRAYTDSVAQALLLSQKVPIIKLQAMRCTAPYALEGMVRRELDAAGAHLDAVAHGDEVLFDFSLPAQDAGALRTRLDNAGHGRIGWPDIDE from the coding sequence ATGCCACAGACCATCGCTTCCCCCGTCCACGTCGAACTCGTCATCAAGAAGAGCCGTTTCATTGCCTGCGTCCAGCCGATGCCGGACAGGGCCGGCGCCCAGCAGGTCGTCGCCAGGCTGCGCGCCGAGCACCCCGGCGCCGCCCACGTATGCTGGGCCCTGCTGGCCGGCGGCCAGTCGGCCGCGGTCGACGACGGCGAACCGAGCGGCACCGCGGGACGCCCCATGCTCGACGTGCTGCGCCACCAGGACCTGGAAGGCGTGCTGGCCACCGTGGTGCGCTACTTCGGCGGGGTCAAGCTGGGTGCGGGCGGCCTGGTGCGCGCCTATACCGACAGCGTGGCGCAAGCCCTCCTGCTGTCGCAGAAGGTGCCGATCATCAAGCTGCAGGCCATGCGCTGCACGGCGCCGTATGCGCTCGAAGGCATGGTGCGGCGCGAACTCGATGCCGCCGGCGCCCACCTGGACGCGGTGGCGCATGGCGACGAAGTCCTGTTCGATTTCAGCCTGCCCGCGCAGGATGCCGGCGCGCTGCGCACCCGGCTCGACAATGCCGGCCACGGCCGCATCGGCTGGCCAGACATCGATGAGTAA
- a CDS encoding cysteine hydrolase family protein, translating to MNALSLNAALISIDVQQAFNDPGWGRRNNPDAEQKIAALLAAWRAGGRPIFHVQHRSASPTGLFRPGTPGYLHKPEGQPRADEPVVVKSVNSSFIGTDLEARLRAAGIDVLVIMGLTTDHCVSTTTRMAGNFGFETYLVADATATFARTGPDGRHYTAEQMHDTALASLHGEFATVVWSEDVLAAVER from the coding sequence ATGAACGCACTATCCTTGAACGCGGCCCTGATCAGTATCGACGTGCAGCAGGCTTTCAATGACCCCGGCTGGGGCCGACGCAACAACCCGGACGCCGAACAGAAGATCGCCGCGCTGCTGGCGGCCTGGCGCGCTGGCGGGCGGCCGATCTTCCACGTCCAGCACCGCTCCGCTTCGCCGACCGGCTTGTTCCGCCCGGGAACGCCCGGCTACCTGCACAAGCCGGAAGGACAGCCGCGCGCGGACGAGCCGGTGGTCGTCAAGAGCGTCAACAGTTCCTTCATCGGCACCGACCTGGAGGCGCGCCTGCGTGCGGCCGGCATCGACGTGCTGGTGATCATGGGGCTGACGACCGACCACTGCGTCTCGACCACGACGCGCATGGCCGGCAACTTCGGTTTCGAGACCTATCTTGTCGCGGACGCGACCGCCACCTTTGCGCGCACCGGACCGGACGGCCGCCACTATACGGCCGAGCAGATGCACGACACGGCCCTGGCCAGCCTGCATGGCGAATTCGCGACCGTGGTCTGGTCGGAGGACGTGCTGGCGGCCGTGGAGCGTTAG
- a CDS encoding SDR family oxidoreductase, with the protein MNQDIAGKVVVITGASSGLGEATARQLSSLGAHLVLGARRQDRLEALAADIRGAGGKVEIVVTDVTRKQDVVALVQAALTNFGRLDVMINNAGLMAVAPLAELKVDEWDSMLDINVKGVLYGIAAALPVFQKQESGHFINIASVAGLKMFGNATVYSATKFAVRAISEGLRAEVGGKIRSTVISPGAVESELKHGSSHAESASAVHDFYEMAIPSDAVARAIAYAIIQPADVDINEIVLRPTAQEF; encoded by the coding sequence ATGAACCAAGATATCGCAGGCAAAGTAGTCGTGATTACCGGCGCCAGCAGCGGCCTGGGCGAAGCGACCGCGCGCCAACTGTCATCGCTGGGCGCGCACCTGGTGCTGGGCGCGCGCCGCCAGGATCGGCTCGAAGCGCTGGCCGCGGACATCCGGGGCGCCGGCGGCAAGGTCGAAATCGTCGTGACCGACGTGACCCGCAAGCAGGACGTGGTGGCGCTGGTGCAGGCCGCGCTGACCAATTTCGGCCGGCTCGACGTGATGATCAACAACGCCGGCCTGATGGCCGTGGCGCCGCTTGCCGAACTGAAGGTCGACGAGTGGGATAGCATGCTCGACATTAACGTCAAGGGCGTGCTGTACGGAATTGCGGCCGCGCTGCCCGTGTTCCAGAAGCAGGAAAGCGGCCATTTCATCAACATCGCATCGGTGGCCGGGCTGAAGATGTTCGGCAACGCGACCGTGTACAGCGCCACCAAGTTCGCCGTGCGCGCCATTTCGGAAGGCCTGCGCGCTGAAGTCGGCGGCAAGATCCGCAGCACCGTCATTTCCCCGGGCGCCGTCGAATCGGAACTGAAACACGGCAGCAGCCACGCCGAGAGCGCGAGCGCGGTGCATGACTTCTACGAGATGGCGATCCCGTCCGATGCGGTGGCGCGCGCGATTGCGTACGCGATCATACAGCCGGCTGATGTCGACATCAACGAAATCGTGCTGCGCCCCACCGCCCAGGAGTTCTAA
- a CDS encoding MFS transporter, which translates to MINKSLLPLALGGFGIGMTEFVIMGILPDIAGGLQISIPQAGYLITAYALGVVVGAPTLVSLMAHRPPRSVLIWFMLMFTLFNAMSAFAPNFEVMMLSRFMAGLPHGAFFGVGAVVASRLADEGKVAAALATMFTGLTLANVVGVPAGTWLGHNMSWRAVFLVVAVIGLLTVLALRQLVPFIEAKGRTSLKQDLRIFRSPALWLALAITSIGTGGFFAFFSYIAPLLTDVSGFKPSTIPMVMTVVGVGMTVGVNLGGRLADRVPPLQAILILLVTMTGLLLCNGLFASSQAAMLVLAFATGANALALGPPIQMLLIAHSREAEMLGSSLGQSGFNIGNALGAFLGGIPLTLGYSYASPQWVAAGLALAGVLLSFLMLTQGRAQAARLATSGG; encoded by the coding sequence TTGATCAACAAAAGCCTTCTTCCCCTCGCCCTCGGCGGCTTCGGCATCGGCATGACCGAATTCGTCATCATGGGCATCCTGCCCGACATCGCCGGCGGCCTGCAGATCAGCATCCCCCAGGCCGGCTACCTCATCACGGCCTACGCGCTCGGCGTCGTGGTCGGCGCGCCGACCCTGGTAAGCCTGATGGCGCACCGCCCGCCGCGCAGCGTGCTGATCTGGTTCATGCTGATGTTCACGCTGTTCAATGCGATGTCGGCCTTTGCGCCGAACTTCGAAGTGATGATGCTGTCGCGCTTCATGGCCGGCCTGCCGCACGGCGCTTTCTTCGGCGTCGGGGCGGTCGTCGCCAGCCGCCTGGCCGACGAGGGCAAGGTGGCCGCCGCATTGGCGACCATGTTCACCGGCCTGACGCTGGCCAACGTGGTGGGCGTGCCGGCGGGAACCTGGCTCGGCCACAACATGAGCTGGCGCGCCGTATTCCTGGTGGTGGCAGTGATCGGCCTGCTTACCGTGCTGGCCCTGCGCCAGCTGGTGCCTTTCATCGAGGCCAAGGGGCGCACCAGCCTGAAGCAAGACCTGCGCATCTTCCGCAGCCCGGCCCTGTGGCTGGCGCTGGCCATCACCTCGATCGGCACCGGCGGCTTCTTCGCCTTCTTCAGCTATATCGCGCCGCTGCTGACCGACGTCAGCGGGTTCAAGCCGTCGACGATCCCGATGGTGATGACCGTGGTCGGCGTCGGCATGACGGTGGGCGTGAACCTGGGCGGCCGCCTGGCCGACCGCGTGCCGCCGCTGCAGGCCATCCTGATCCTGCTGGTCACGATGACGGGCCTGCTGCTGTGCAATGGCCTGTTCGCGAGCTCGCAGGCGGCCATGCTGGTGCTGGCCTTCGCCACCGGCGCCAATGCGCTGGCATTGGGTCCGCCGATCCAGATGCTGCTGATCGCGCACTCGCGCGAAGCGGAAATGCTGGGATCCTCGCTGGGTCAGTCGGGCTTCAATATCGGCAACGCCCTGGGCGCCTTCCTCGGCGGGATTCCGCTGACCCTGGGCTATTCCTACGCCTCGCCACAATGGGTCGCGGCCGGACTGGCCCTGGCGGGCGTGCTGCTGTCCTTCCTGATGCTTACCCAGGGCCGTGCGCAGGCCGCCCGTCTCGCCACCTCAGGCGGCTAA
- the tnpB gene encoding IS66 family insertion sequence element accessory protein TnpB (TnpB, as the term is used for proteins encoded by IS66 family insertion elements, is considered an accessory protein, since TnpC, encoded by a neighboring gene, is a DDE family transposase.) — protein sequence MVGQAAAGAAVKLLPESVWLALDPVDMRTGVDGLSLHVQQALGRAPCDGTAYVFSNRRRTRLKVVSWDGTGVWMCLRRLHRGQFVWPEPGDKCWQLSAEQWQWLVMGVDWQRLSAQAPSQWRL from the coding sequence GTGGTTGGCCAGGCTGCTGCAGGAGCTGCGGTGAAGCTGCTGCCGGAGTCAGTCTGGCTGGCGCTCGATCCGGTCGATATGCGCACCGGCGTCGATGGCTTGTCCCTGCACGTGCAGCAGGCACTGGGCCGTGCGCCCTGCGACGGCACGGCCTATGTGTTCAGCAATCGGCGCCGCACGCGGCTCAAGGTGGTGAGCTGGGACGGCACCGGCGTGTGGATGTGCCTGCGCCGCCTGCATCGCGGCCAGTTCGTCTGGCCGGAGCCTGGCGACAAATGCTGGCAACTCAGCGCAGAGCAGTGGCAATGGCTGGTCATGGGCGTGGACTGGCAGCGCCTGTCGGCCCAGGCGCCCTCGCAATGGCGGCTGTAG
- a CDS encoding transposase, whose amino-acid sequence MNLLDELARTDIDPAMLAKVRALVEQQQVQLAEKDFKITALTHELAYLKRIRYGKASEVLSGEQRSLFEEAVDMDLAAIEGKLESQASSKPARKRAGRQSLPPELPRIENRHDRRHPRQAANLPEQPNLFAAAICRLYAGLTLP is encoded by the coding sequence ATGAATCTGCTCGACGAACTCGCCCGCACCGATATCGATCCCGCCATGCTGGCGAAGGTGCGTGCGCTGGTCGAGCAGCAGCAGGTCCAGCTGGCCGAGAAGGATTTCAAGATCACGGCCCTGACGCACGAACTGGCCTACCTCAAGCGCATCCGCTATGGCAAGGCCAGCGAAGTGCTCAGCGGCGAGCAGCGCTCGCTGTTCGAGGAGGCGGTTGACATGGACCTGGCCGCCATCGAGGGCAAGCTGGAAAGCCAGGCCAGCAGCAAGCCTGCGCGCAAGCGCGCTGGCCGTCAGTCACTGCCGCCCGAACTGCCGCGCATCGAGAACCGTCATGATCGCCGACACCCTCGACAGGCTGCCAACCTGCCCGAACAGCCGAATCTATTCGCTGCTGCCATTTGCAGACTCTACGCTGGCCTGACTCTGCCCTGA
- a CDS encoding putative quinol monooxygenase, with protein MVKLALFVRLEAKPGKEKEVENFLLSGLPLVQAEPATTAWFGIRLGPSTFGIFDAFPDEAGRQAHLSGQVAAALMEKAGELFAEPPSIEKVDVLAAKLPG; from the coding sequence ATGGTCAAACTTGCGTTGTTCGTTCGTCTAGAAGCCAAGCCGGGTAAGGAGAAAGAAGTAGAGAACTTTCTGTTAAGTGGTCTTCCCCTCGTTCAGGCAGAGCCGGCTACTACAGCTTGGTTCGGCATCCGCCTGGGGCCATCAACCTTTGGCATTTTTGACGCGTTTCCAGATGAGGCTGGGCGGCAAGCTCATCTTTCCGGTCAAGTCGCAGCCGCGCTTATGGAAAAAGCGGGTGAGTTATTCGCCGAGCCGCCGTCAATCGAAAAGGTTGACGTTCTTGCGGCAAAGCTGCCAGGCTAA
- a CDS encoding S-(hydroxymethyl)glutathione dehydrogenase/class III alcohol dehydrogenase, with product MKTKAAIAWKAGAPLTIEEVDLAGPRAGEVLVEIKATGICHTDYYTLSGADPEGIFPAILGHEGAGVVVDVGPGVTTVKKDDHVIPLYTPECRQCKFCLSRKTNLCQAIRSTQGRGLMPDATSRFSIGGKPIFHYMGTSTFSNYIVVPEIALANIRKDAPFATAAYIGCGVTTGVGAVVFSAKVEASANVVVFGLGGIGLNVIQAAKMVGANKIIGVDINPARVEMARRFGMTDFVNPKEVANVVDHIVQLTDGGADYSFECIGNTTTMRQALECTHKGWGQSFIIGVAAAGEEISTRPFQLVTGREWKGSAFGGARGRTDVPKIVDWYMDGKLRIDELITHTLTLDRINEGFDLMKRGESIRSVVLY from the coding sequence ATGAAAACAAAAGCAGCAATTGCATGGAAGGCAGGCGCTCCACTGACGATCGAAGAAGTGGACCTGGCCGGGCCTAGGGCGGGTGAAGTGCTGGTGGAAATCAAGGCGACTGGCATCTGTCATACCGATTACTACACCTTGTCTGGGGCGGATCCGGAAGGCATCTTCCCTGCTATTCTCGGCCATGAAGGCGCGGGCGTAGTGGTCGACGTCGGCCCCGGCGTGACGACGGTGAAGAAGGACGACCACGTCATCCCGCTCTACACACCCGAATGCCGCCAGTGCAAATTCTGCCTGTCGCGCAAGACCAACCTGTGCCAGGCGATCCGCTCGACGCAGGGCAGAGGCCTGATGCCGGACGCCACGTCACGCTTCTCGATCGGCGGCAAGCCGATTTTCCACTACATGGGCACGTCCACGTTCTCGAACTACATCGTGGTGCCGGAGATCGCGCTGGCCAACATCCGCAAGGATGCACCGTTCGCAACGGCCGCCTATATCGGCTGCGGCGTCACCACCGGGGTGGGCGCGGTGGTATTTTCGGCCAAGGTCGAAGCCAGCGCCAACGTGGTCGTGTTCGGGCTGGGCGGGATCGGCCTGAATGTGATCCAGGCGGCCAAGATGGTCGGCGCCAACAAGATCATCGGCGTCGACATCAACCCGGCGCGGGTCGAGATGGCGCGCCGCTTCGGCATGACCGACTTCGTCAACCCGAAGGAAGTGGCGAACGTGGTGGACCACATCGTCCAGCTGACCGACGGCGGGGCCGACTATTCGTTCGAATGCATCGGCAACACCACCACGATGCGGCAGGCGCTCGAGTGCACCCACAAGGGCTGGGGCCAGTCGTTCATCATCGGCGTCGCGGCGGCGGGCGAGGAAATCAGCACCCGTCCATTCCAGCTGGTGACCGGACGCGAATGGAAGGGTTCCGCGTTCGGCGGCGCGCGCGGCCGCACCGACGTGCCCAAGATCGTCGACTGGTACATGGACGGCAAGCTGCGCATCGACGAACTGATTACGCACACGTTGACGCTCGATCGCATCAACGAAGGATTCGACCTGATGAAACGGGGCGAATCGATCCGCTCGGTGGTGCTGTACTAA
- a CDS encoding choice-of-anchor I family protein produces MPFLDLAAPPTTLRALGAAMLAAGLLAGCGGGDDDEDLTPRTLALEKIGGYDGGKVGAAEITAFDAASKRLFVVNGANGTVDVLDLATPSAPKLVGTISVTGLGVGVNSVAIHDGLVALAIEASPKTNPGTVAFYNAADLKLVNSVRVGALPDMLTFTPDGRTVLVANEGEPNSYGQADSVDPEGSVSVITVNRGGAPTVATADFRAFNGQEAALRSQGIRIYGPGASAAQDLEPEYIATSEDGRTAYVTLQENNAVAIVDVASAKVTAIKPLGTKNHNLAGMGMDASDEDGGTNTNSGTPAVRIAPQPVKGMYLPDAIARFTVDGTSYLITANEGDARADWPGFNEETRVRAHCSAGLDPAVFGNAANLVLDSNLGRLRITTTPNGGGSGKNAAGQCTELYSFGARSFSIWDTNLNRVYDSGDEFEQKTVALPNARFNASNDNNDLDGRSASKGPEPEGVVVGRFGSKTYAFIGLERIGGVMVYDVSKPSAASFVTYLNTRNNESGDRGPEGLTFIPADKSPNNKPLLVVGNETSGSTAILQVNLSY; encoded by the coding sequence ATGCCGTTTCTCGACCTCGCCGCTCCTCCGACCACCCTGCGCGCCCTTGGCGCCGCCATGCTCGCCGCCGGCCTCCTTGCCGGCTGTGGCGGCGGCGATGACGACGAAGATCTGACGCCCAGGACGCTGGCGCTGGAAAAGATAGGTGGCTATGACGGCGGCAAGGTCGGCGCGGCCGAGATCACCGCGTTCGACGCGGCCAGCAAGCGCCTGTTCGTGGTCAACGGCGCCAACGGCACCGTCGACGTGCTCGACCTCGCGACACCATCCGCGCCCAAGCTGGTCGGCACCATCAGCGTCACCGGCCTCGGCGTGGGCGTCAACAGCGTCGCCATTCACGACGGCCTGGTCGCCCTGGCCATCGAAGCTTCGCCCAAGACCAATCCCGGCACGGTTGCCTTCTACAATGCCGCCGACCTGAAGCTGGTAAACAGCGTGCGCGTCGGCGCACTGCCCGACATGCTCACCTTTACCCCGGACGGCCGTACCGTGCTGGTCGCCAATGAAGGTGAACCGAACAGCTACGGCCAGGCCGACTCCGTCGATCCGGAAGGCTCGGTCAGCGTCATCACGGTCAACCGCGGCGGCGCGCCGACCGTCGCCACCGCCGACTTCCGCGCTTTCAACGGCCAGGAAGCCGCGCTGCGCAGCCAGGGCATCCGCATCTACGGCCCGGGCGCCAGCGCCGCGCAGGATCTCGAACCGGAATACATCGCCACCAGCGAGGACGGCCGCACGGCCTACGTCACCTTGCAGGAAAACAATGCCGTGGCCATCGTCGATGTCGCCAGCGCCAAGGTCACGGCGATCAAGCCGCTCGGCACCAAGAACCACAATTTGGCCGGTATGGGCATGGACGCTTCCGACGAAGACGGCGGCACCAACACCAACAGCGGCACGCCGGCGGTGAGAATCGCCCCGCAACCGGTGAAAGGCATGTACCTGCCGGACGCAATCGCCCGCTTCACCGTCGACGGCACGTCCTACCTGATCACCGCCAACGAGGGCGATGCGCGCGCCGACTGGCCGGGCTTCAACGAAGAGACGCGCGTGCGTGCCCACTGCAGCGCCGGCCTCGACCCGGCCGTGTTCGGCAATGCCGCCAACCTGGTCCTCGACTCGAACCTCGGCCGCCTGCGCATCACCACCACGCCGAATGGCGGCGGCAGCGGCAAGAACGCGGCCGGCCAGTGCACCGAGCTGTACAGCTTCGGCGCCCGCTCCTTCTCGATCTGGGATACCAACCTGAACCGCGTCTACGACTCGGGCGACGAGTTCGAGCAAAAGACCGTGGCGCTGCCGAACGCCCGATTCAATGCCAGCAACGACAACAACGATCTCGACGGCCGCAGCGCCTCCAAGGGGCCGGAGCCGGAAGGCGTCGTAGTTGGCCGCTTCGGCAGCAAGACCTATGCCTTCATCGGCCTGGAGCGAATCGGCGGCGTGATGGTCTACGACGTCAGCAAGCCTTCGGCGGCCAGCTTCGTCACCTATCTCAACACCCGCAACAACGAGAGCGGCGACCGTGGTCCGGAAGGCCTGACCTTCATCCCGGCGGACAAGTCGCCGAACAACAAGCCGCTGCTGGTCGTCGGTAACGAGACCAGCGGCAGCACCGCGATCCTGCAAGTCAACCTGTCGTATTAA
- a CDS encoding LysR family transcriptional regulator, with the protein MLNQTDLIRIFCAAAESSSFREAAARLGISPQAVTRAVQQLERHFGEVLFHRSTRQIRVTEFGGQLAARARDSLLQLDALFQRASDSAEPELPTRVRITAPRSLARMHLLPALANLALAHPSIIVDLRLGDAIADVVDEQIDIGVRLGFMRDNRFVARAVTKMSFVIAGSPALVARAGIPASPDALAALPTTGFVDSSSGRVWPWYLADDKQFMPASPAFMTNDPEAERDAVLAGVGYGQLPYYLVAADLASGRLVTVLDEFAPPAWDVFVYRPQRGPVPPRIRRVFDAIVEAFSDPALARA; encoded by the coding sequence TTGCTGAACCAGACTGACCTGATACGAATCTTTTGCGCCGCTGCCGAATCGTCCAGCTTCCGCGAGGCCGCCGCGCGACTCGGCATTTCGCCGCAGGCGGTGACGCGTGCGGTCCAGCAGCTCGAGCGCCACTTCGGCGAAGTGCTGTTCCACCGCAGCACGCGGCAGATCCGCGTGACCGAGTTCGGCGGGCAGCTGGCCGCGCGCGCGCGCGATTCGCTGCTGCAGCTCGATGCCTTGTTCCAGCGCGCCAGCGATTCGGCCGAACCGGAACTGCCAACCCGCGTGCGCATCACGGCGCCGCGCAGCCTGGCGCGCATGCACTTGCTGCCGGCCCTGGCCAACCTAGCGCTGGCGCATCCGTCCATCATCGTCGACTTGCGCCTCGGTGATGCAATTGCGGACGTGGTGGACGAACAGATCGATATCGGGGTGCGCTTGGGATTCATGCGCGACAACCGCTTCGTGGCGCGCGCAGTGACCAAGATGTCGTTCGTGATTGCCGGCTCGCCTGCACTGGTGGCGCGCGCCGGGATTCCCGCGTCGCCGGACGCGCTGGCGGCGCTGCCGACCACCGGCTTTGTGGATAGTAGCAGCGGCAGGGTGTGGCCATGGTACCTGGCCGACGACAAGCAGTTCATGCCGGCCTCCCCGGCCTTCATGACCAACGATCCGGAGGCCGAGCGCGACGCCGTGCTGGCCGGCGTCGGCTACGGCCAGTTGCCGTACTACCTGGTCGCTGCCGACCTGGCAAGCGGACGCCTGGTCACGGTGCTCGACGAGTTCGCGCCACCCGCGTGGGATGTATTCGTCTATCGTCCGCAGCGCGGTCCAGTGCCGCCGCGCATCAGGCGCGTGTTCGACGCGATCGTCGAAGCTTTTTCCGACCCCGCGCTGGCGCGCGCCTGA
- a CDS encoding HDOD domain-containing protein gives MNKLEAFGYIAAQAARGDITFPTSVNAVLRLQLALDDPDCHVDEAIRLVLSEPQLAARTVALANTAAYGVAGGAQVSNVRAAVLRIGYRRLRGLVAALMVRQFGHRIADRVLRAKAEQLWTHSAQVAALAQAIARHVTRVDPDTALFAGIVHEVGGFYLLSRADEFPGLLEDDTENWGVLVEDVASLEIMRKLAIPADVAEAVGGLRDGVLNPVPHTLLDTLLLANRYALVDSPLGACADDHEAGPLDAATLQVLRSEAAETAQALGDATLV, from the coding sequence GTGAACAAACTTGAAGCCTTCGGATACATCGCCGCCCAGGCCGCGCGCGGGGACATCACCTTTCCCACCAGCGTGAATGCCGTGCTGCGCCTGCAACTGGCCCTGGACGATCCGGATTGCCATGTGGACGAGGCGATCCGACTGGTGTTGTCCGAGCCGCAGCTGGCCGCGCGCACCGTGGCGCTGGCCAATACCGCCGCCTACGGGGTGGCCGGCGGCGCCCAGGTGAGCAATGTGCGGGCGGCCGTGCTGCGTATCGGCTACCGCCGGCTGCGCGGCCTGGTGGCGGCGCTGATGGTGCGCCAGTTCGGCCACCGCATCGCCGACCGGGTGCTGCGCGCCAAGGCCGAGCAATTGTGGACCCACAGCGCCCAGGTGGCGGCGCTGGCGCAGGCCATCGCGCGCCACGTCACCAGGGTCGATCCCGACACCGCGCTGTTCGCGGGCATCGTGCACGAGGTCGGCGGCTTCTACCTGCTGTCGCGCGCCGACGAGTTCCCCGGCCTGCTCGAGGACGATACCGAGAACTGGGGCGTGCTGGTCGAGGACGTGGCCAGCCTGGAGATCATGCGCAAACTCGCAATTCCCGCCGATGTGGCCGAGGCCGTCGGCGGGCTGCGCGACGGCGTGCTGAACCCGGTGCCGCACACCCTGCTCGACACGCTGCTGCTGGCGAACCGCTATGCGCTGGTCGATTCGCCGCTGGGCGCCTGCGCGGACGACCACGAAGCCGGCCCGCTCGACGCGGCCACGCTGCAGGTCCTGCGCAGCGAAGCGGCCGAGACCGCCCAGGCGCTGGGCGACGCGACGCTGGTCTAG
- a CDS encoding LysR family transcriptional regulator, which yields MKLNQLKMLVAVAEHGSFSAAAAELGCTQSRISHAIAELEGELGVRLLARGRAGSLPTDAGQRVLDKARQMLRLEDGLRAAAAADGGVSGSVRIACFRSIGTHLLPHVVEALAQRHPQLRVEIDDSCEQRADVTAALQDGLAEIGIAQLPLAGTLASLPYLHDDYVLVVPATLALASDAAGGWPRLDGLPFIGLACSGAAEILARCRAAGFAPEPGRTLSNDTSIAAMVGRGMGYAILPRLASFPETPEVRILPLPIPARRQFAIAALPDVMRLPRVRAVVRALRERRLAALTQAGRAGIVGWD from the coding sequence ATGAAGCTGAACCAACTGAAGATGCTGGTTGCCGTGGCCGAGCACGGCAGTTTCAGCGCCGCCGCCGCGGAGCTGGGCTGCACCCAATCGCGCATCAGCCATGCGATTGCCGAGCTGGAAGGCGAACTGGGCGTGCGCCTGCTGGCGCGCGGCCGCGCCGGCTCGCTGCCGACCGATGCCGGGCAGCGGGTACTGGACAAGGCGCGCCAGATGCTGCGCCTGGAAGACGGCCTGCGCGCGGCGGCCGCCGCGGATGGCGGCGTGTCCGGCAGCGTGCGCATTGCCTGTTTTCGGAGCATCGGCACCCATTTGCTGCCCCATGTGGTCGAAGCGCTGGCGCAGCGCCATCCGCAACTGCGCGTCGAGATCGACGACAGCTGCGAGCAGCGTGCCGATGTGACCGCCGCGCTGCAGGATGGCCTGGCCGAGATCGGCATCGCCCAGCTGCCGCTGGCCGGCACCCTGGCCTCCCTCCCTTACCTGCACGACGACTATGTGCTGGTGGTCCCCGCCACGCTGGCGCTGGCGAGCGATGCCGCCGGCGGCTGGCCGCGCCTGGATGGCCTGCCCTTCATCGGCCTGGCCTGCAGCGGCGCGGCGGAGATCCTGGCGCGCTGCCGCGCGGCCGGCTTCGCGCCCGAGCCGGGGCGTACCTTGAGCAACGACACCAGCATCGCCGCCATGGTCGGCCGCGGCATGGGTTATGCGATCCTGCCGCGCCTGGCCAGCTTCCCCGAAACGCCCGAGGTGCGCATCCTGCCGCTGCCGATTCCGGCACGGCGCCAGTTCGCGATCGCGGCATTGCCGGACGTGATGCGCCTGCCGCGGGTGCGCGCAGTCGTGCGGGCGCTGCGCGAGCGCCGGCTGGCGGCCCTCACGCAGGCCGGCCGCGCCGGCATCGTCGGGTGGGATTAG